Proteins co-encoded in one Astyanax mexicanus isolate ESR-SI-001 chromosome 1, AstMex3_surface, whole genome shotgun sequence genomic window:
- the wdtc1 gene encoding WD and tetratricopeptide repeats protein 1: MSQRNIAGDILHRQIRENRALGFQRHYHVTDPFIKRLGLEAELEGHSGCVNCLEWNERGDLLASGSDDQHAIVWDPLRHKKLITMHTGHAANIFSVKFLPHSGDRILVTGAADTKVHVHDLTAKETIHMFSDHTNRVKRIATAPMWPNTFWSAAEDGIIRQYDLRESSKRSEVLIDLTEYCGQLVEAKCLAVNPRDNNYLAVGANGPFVRLYDIRMIHNHRKSAGQSVSAGVHTFCDKQKPIPDGAGQYYVAGHLPVKLPDYNNRLRVLVATYVTFSPDGTELLVNMGGEQVYLFDLTFKQRPYTFLLPKKCHSSSEVQNGKTTNGVSNGIHLPTSRLKLANSKASSAAELPPRLERIKQQANDAFARQQWTQAIQLYSLGIHAAGHHAMLYGNRAAAYMKRKWDGDHYDALRDCLKALALNPGHLKAHFRLARCLFELKYVAEALECLDDFKGKFPEQAHSSACSALDKDIKAALFSKSDSAEEKKGNSSIRFHNFSRKESIPEDEIILRERSFDYKHRYCGHCNTTTDIKEANFFGSKGQYIVSGSDDGSFFIWEKETTNLVRILQGDESIVNCLQPHPSYCFLATSGIDPVVRLWTPRPEAEVDNGRVVEDMEGAAQANQRRMNADPLEVMLLNMGYRITGLSSRGPDASDDEDSTEGQVQCRPS; encoded by the exons ATGTCTCAGAGGAACATCGCCGGAGATATCCTGCACCGGCAGATCCGG GAGAACCGGGCTCTGGGATTTCAGAGACATTATCATGTGACTGATCCCTTTATAAAGCGCCTCGGCCTGGAGGCGGAGCTAGAG gGTCACTCAGGCTGTGTGAACTGTCTGGAATGGAACGAGAGAGGAGA CTTGTTGGCGTCCGGTTCCGATGATCAGCACGCCATCGTGTGGGATCCTCTCCGACACAAGAAGCTCATCACTATGCACACAGGTCATGCAGCTAACATCTTCTCAGTGAAG TTCCTGCCGCACTCCGGAGATCGGATATTGGTGACGGGAGCTGCCGATACCAAAGTGCACGTTCACGACCTGACGGCCAAGGAGACCATCCACATGTTCTCCGACCACACCAACCGCGTCAAGCGCATCGCTACCGCCCCCATGTGGCCCAACACCTTCTGGAGTGCGGCGGAGGACGGCATCATCAG GCAGTATGATCTGAGGGAGAGCAGTAAGCGATCGGAGGTATTGATCGATCTGACGGAGTACTGCGGGCAGCTGGTGGAGGCTAAGTGTTTAGCCGTGAACCCGCGGGACAACAACTACCTGGCGGTGGGAGCTAACGGCCCGTTCGTCCGGCTCTACGACATCCGGATGATCCACAACCACAG GAAGTCTGCGGGTCAGAGTGTATCTGCTGGAGTTCACACCTTCTGCGATAAACAGAAGCCCATTCCGGATGGAGCCGGACAGTACTACGTAGCAG GTCATCTCCCTGTGAAGCTTCCAGACTATAATAACCGGCTGAGGGTTCTGGTGGCCACCTACGTCACCTTCAGTCCGGACGGGACGGAGCTGCTGGTGAACATGGGTGGAGAGCAG GTGTATCTGTTTGATCTAACGTTTAAACAGAGGCCGTACACCTTCCTACTGCCCAAGAAGTGCCATTCCTCATCAG AGGTGCAGAACGGGAAAACCACCAATGGCGTGTCCAACGGAATCCATCTACCCACCAGCCGACTCAAACTGGCTAATAGCAAAGCTTCCAG TGCGGCGGAGTTACCCCCGCGGTTGGAGAGAATAAAGCAGCAGGCTAATGATGCGTTTGCGAGGCAGCAGTGGACTCAGGCCATCCAGCTCTACAGTCTGGGTATCCACGCCGCCGGCCACCACGCCATGCTGTACGGCAACCGCGCCGCCGCCTACATGAAGCGCAAGTG ggACGGGGATCATTACGACGCTCTGAGGGACTGTCTGAAGGCGCTGGCGCTGAACCCCGGGCACCTGAAGGCTCATTTCCGGTTGGCGCGCTGTCTGTTCGAGCTGAAGTACGTGGCGGAGGCTCTGGAGTGTCTGGATGATTTTAAGGGTAAATTTCCGGAGCAGGCTCACAGCAGCGCCTGCAGCGCCCTGGATAAAGATATTAAAGCTGCCCTCTTCTCCAAATCCGACTCGG CGGAGGAGAAGAAAGGAAACAGCTCCATCCGTTTCCACAACTTCAGCCGTAAAGAGTCGATCCCGGAGGACGAGATCATTCTGAGAGAACGAAGCTTCGACTACAAGCATCGATACTGCGGACACTGCAACACCACCACCGACATCAAAGAGGCCAACTTCTTCGGCAG taAAGGTCAGTACATCGTGAGCGGGTCTGATGACGGCTCGTTCTTTATCTGGGAGAAGGAGACGACTAATCTGGTTCGGATTCTTCAGGGAGACGAGTCGATAGTGAACTGCCTTCAGCCGCATCCCAGCTACTGCTTCCTCGCCACCAGCGGCATCGACCCCGTCGTCCGGCTCTGGACCCCCCGACCCGAG GCGGAGGTGGATAACGGGCGTGTGGTGGAGGATATGGAGGGGGCGGCGCAGGCCAATCAGAGGCGGATGAACGCTGATCCTCTGGAGGTGATGCTGCTGAACATGGGCTACAGAATCACCGGCCTGAGCAGCCGCGGCCCCGACGCCTCCGACGACGAGGACAGCACCGAGGGGCAGGTGCAGTGCCGGCCCAGCTAG
- the tmem222a gene encoding transmembrane protein 222a, translating into MRVMADVSSVNNMKNYQNLHSNIERIDREQSRYPYCIVWTPIPGLTWFLPFIGHMGICTSSGVIRDFAGPYFVSEDNMAFGKPTKYWKLDKSKVYSGGSGGWDTAVHDASEEYKNRMHNLCCDNCHSHVAMALNLMRYDNSTSWNMVNLCLLSFIYSKHVSFVGFLKTWLPFLMICGIIVTVTLAFKLQSATLDSLNHSG; encoded by the exons ATGAGAGTGATGGCGGATGTGTCCTCGGTGAACAACATGAAGAATTACCAGAATTTACACAGTAATATCGAGAGAATAGACCGCGAGCAGAGCCGCTACCCCTACTGCATCGTCTGGACCCCCATTCCCGGCCTGAC CTGGTTCCTGCCCTTTATTGGTCATATGGGGATCTGTACCTCCTCAGGGGTGATCAGAGACTTCGCAGGACCGTATTTTGTATCT GAGGACAACATGGCTTTTGGAAAACCAACCAA GTACTGGAAGCTGGATAAGAGTAAGGTGTACTCCGGCGGCTCGGGGGGGTGGGACACCGCAGTGCACGACGCCTCGGAAGAGTACAAGAACAGGATG CATAACCTGTGCTGCGATAACTGCCACTCCCACGTAGCGATGGCGCTAAACCTGATGCGCTACGATAACAGCACTTCCTGGAACATGGTGAACCTCTGCCTGCTGTCCTTCATCTACAGCAAACACGTCAG ttttgtGGGATTTCTGAAGACCTGGCTGCCCTTCCTGATGATCTGCGGGATCATCGTCACCGTCACTCTGGCCTTTAAGCTCCAGTCGGCGACGCTGGACTCGCTGAACCACAGTGGATAG